The genomic stretch TGTGTCTGAGGGCAGACGTTATACAGCTGGCTTGATGactattttcatttaaaagatgAACTAAaccaaataattttttttcatgttcccAGCAGGCAGTTGAGGGCATTGTGTTTTAAAGAGGAAATAGGACACATTCAGGATTTGATCTGGTCCATTTATCATGTATTTCACCATCCGTTATTGCAGGGGGACCAGGTGTAATCCAAAAATGGTCTGCCAATCTGGTAACTAAGCTGCCAAGTCAATTGCTTTGGCCTTGGCAGCCTTGGTTTTCAGATCCATGAAAGATGTTGGTAAAATATTTCTGGTGTGTTTTCATGTCCAACtgcaaaacattgactttgtgAATCCATATACCCAGTTGTCTATTATGTCAACACAGAGCTTCATTAAAGGCgtttgtgtttggagtgtgGCCAATAGTGTCATCCGTGTGTCCCAGTTTTGTGAGGCCTCAATGTTTGGTCAGCGGATGTATTTGAATCACAGCCACTGATGTAGATCGCTAGTTCAGAATAGACTGAAAGATACAACAGTGAGGCTGTGGACTGAGAATTTagtcaatcaaaaaacaatTGCTGTAAAGTGAAAGAGGCAATCTGGTAGGACTGCATAATCACATTATAACACGTATTGCACATGCTGCACCTTTATTGGTTTATTGTAATGTAATTTCTGTCAATCTTGTACCACACGGGTCAGGGAGGGTAGTCAAATGTACAAAACACAAGGCAGGGTTGCCTTTTTAATATGCTCTTTGTTGTTATGCTCACATAGGGGATATATAGTAAAGAGGATAAGGATTCCCATATATTTATGATTTACAAGTGTTTATGACAACAAACAGCTCAATACACCTGATTACAGTGTAGCTCTTATGACATTTAAAGTGCGGCGCATTAGGAAATAACATATTCATACGCATGATAGCTGTGATTTAGCTGTAGGGACTTTTGTAACACATTAAATAGGATGTTTAAGTGAAggtttttcagatattttcagTATGAACATTTTGTGACTTGGCAAATATATTGATTAAAACACTCATTATATTGATAAATGACATAATCCAAGTGGTAATTTGTGTGCAATTATTTAAATAtgacttttctgtgttttaaaaatgagttGATTTTGTCAGGACTCTATCATGACATAAAAATACAGGCACCTGCCATCAATTTTCAAAGCACAGTAAGTGGCCAGTATTCAGTATGATTGattgacacaacaacaagctctTCAGCTATATACATGATTATACCTTAAATCTATCTGGTTGCAAACTTTGATCCTTTAACCTGAAACATTTCCACACAAACTCAGCAAAACCTCTGAATGGAGGTTAACAACCTCTATGTAATCACAGGTTGTCATTGTGGATTTCAGATGAAGATCTGATTTGGCCCTTCCAAAGAAGGGaataatatattataatcaATTATTGAAATTGTGTGAAGATCCTTGTTGAATGTATTTGCAGAGTTCAATGGGGAGTACAATGTTTGTTCATGGTCGATGTAGGTGATCTGTAGTCACTGAGGTCTGTAAAGTGTGTCAGTTTCTCAAATTGTGGCAGCAGGCTGACCTGGAAACAATGTCATGTGCTATGTATAATGTAGTGTTACCACAGAAGACAGCAAAACACTGAACTGTGGTAAGtattgtttgaaaaacatcagtGGGTGTATGTGGGTGGGTGATTTTTTTAACCGCTTGATCCCAATGTCTCTCTCACCTGGCGTGTCCGATGCTGTTTTGTTCCTGCCTGGGAGCGTTTCAGAACTGGCGCATCACGCCCAATTTTGATGACTTGCTCAGATtatgttaatttttttccttGATTTGTGTGCGTCTACCATGGGTGAATACTCTTAagtatttgaatatttttgttatttatctaTGTCAGTGGGTGTTTTGTTTTAGCTATAGACTGGATGCACTATGTCATTTcactgtctgacttcctgtctggctcaAAGTATTCGGTGGCGCAGCTGCAGTCCACTTCTGTCAAAAATACACTCGGGGTGGATACTTCGAGGAGCACAGCGAAGAGCTGCTTTTGGGACACTGCCGACACATGCGCAGCCAGTGGAAACTGGAGTATTGTCTAGTGGAAGTGCCTTAAATCTGCATTCTTTCaaatgaccagcagggggcgattGCTGGTATCAATATGAACTCAAATTACATATAAGTTCATGAGGAAATAACCCTCCTTAATCCGTGTATCATTCGTTGTTTTAATATTCAAATGGGACACCAAAATGGGAAAGTGAAAAAAacgatttgttttttctttgtgcacaTATGAATCTGATAGCAAACGAAATAATCATAACCCTGGGATGTCCCCTGTCATATTGGAGTATTTGTTTCTTGAGACTTTTTAATACTGAGCTGGTAGATCCACAGCAAATAAGTAGGAATAGAAATAAGACTCAAAATTAGTTCACCATGAACAaggacaataagaaaaaaatgctaGACTTAAATGATCAAAACTTAGGATTAATTACAGCCCATGTAATTGTATAATTCATTGTCATTTCTTCTCCCTCATATTCATTAAAttctattcattcattttctcagtTCATGAACTGgcttgaaaatgactgaataacACCATCTATAGGCAGTATGCCACTTTTAAGGTAGACTGGAAAATTCCAATAAGAAGCTGTGTCGCTTACTTCAGTGTCATCTGTTGCGGTGTAGTGGAAATCTCTGCATGTGTCTTGCCagttttaaattattcattattatattaGCATATGGTCCCAGTGTGGTTAATTCACTGACTTAAATTACTGCGTGATTTTGTTTGAAATATAAACTAAACATCAAAATCAACTTTGGCTCATGGcatgttttttcatttcccTGCAGAAAATtgaagtataaaaaaaaactaactgttatttgtttttggtATCAGATTCATAGACGAATTTCAAAATAacaatttgtttttgtccaaaATATTAATTTCGTAACTTGTGGTCCCATACAGAGTAAAATAAgtaaagcagggtatgctttCTGGCGTGGTTACCTTGTGATTAACGAGGTGCTACCATGGGGTGCCCTGGATCACTGGTTAGATCCAATTGGGATATCAATCCCAGCCCCACCCTCTCCTCTGAATAAGGTCACTACTGTCACAGTGGGTTAAATCTTGGGTTGAACACAAAATCAGATCTCCAGAATTCCAACTTTTGGTGTCTTGGGACATTTTCTTAAAAAGCAAATGATGTAATGTTTTGGGAGGAAAGTCTCTAGCGAAGACAGGGTTGAAGTTCACTTTGGCAGATCAAACAATCTACACATGAACCATACACAGGATGTTCTGGCAAGTATTGATGATATACTTATTCTAATATGATTACTTGTAGGAATTAAAAGCTACAGCCGATGTGACTCTTTGAAAATGGCAACAAGCTGCATGGTAACAATACATTTACACTTTCAAGTCCAACAACATGAATGTTAAAGAGTGGATCTTATAACCAAGACCAAATATACTCTAGGTCCTTCAGCTCTCTTTCAGAACGCTACCATGTAAATGATAACACCTCCTCTAATTATATGTTACATCAAAAGGAAACATCAACGAGCAGAATGTCACATAGCTTTACACCAATagaaaacaaccacagaagAAATGTTCCATTTGACGGGCCAATCGCCGCCTATATTTCCTTTAATGGAAAAGTTTGCACAAGTTGTGAAATCAGCGAGAAAGGTTTGCTTCACTTTATCTCTCATTCCTCATCATCACATATGGACGGGCTGCACATGGTTCTGGTCGTTCTCTTAGGTAAATcttttgataaaatgttttaacgCTTTAATCAAAGTTATTAGGTTCCACTTTGACAGTAATTCATTCCTACATTCtcaatgttgttgtgttgcacCTGCTGTAATGTAAGACCCTGTAACACTGAGCACATTTCTAACTGCTTTTacgattgtgtttgtgttccaggAGTTGTTTCTTACAGTCATGATCAGGTCACTGGATCAGTGTTGGAGGTGTCAGTCCGTCCAGGAGACAACATCACTCTGTACTGTGACTGCAAAAAATCAACTGGAGTTTACATAGTGTGGTACAGGAACTGCTCTCATGAGAATCAGCCTCCGTTTATCATTAAAATGAGAGATTTTAAAACTGGTAGTGTCCAGAAGATTTACCCTCGTTTTAACTTTGTGGACAACACTTCCTCTAACTCCTATGACCTGCTCATCATGAACATCACTGAATCAGATGAGGGGATCTACTACTGTGGAACCGAACATACAAAAGTGGAGGAAAGAGATCACATTGGTTCCAAAACTGATTACAGATATGGCAACATCACAGCAAAGATCATACTCAGTAAGTATTGTGGTCTGAATTATCTTTGTACCTCAAATAACTTTAATCCTGTGACTAAACTCATTCAGTAAAAAGCCCAGATATTGTGCACTTTTACTGATGATGAAAAAGCTGAACCACAACGAAGCTCACTCACCATTCACTGTATGTGACGATGTTGTGCACGAACACAGTGTATTATcatataatacatttttgtcataTCTGGGAGGTCATGTAATCGAGTTGTTGCAAGTCATTCTTAAACATGCaccttttatgtatttttattcacaGTGAGTTTTGGGatcattttacatttgtaaTCTGAGAGGACAGGCTCAAACGGGGTTAAAGGCTGCATATTGCACTTATTGCTAGAGTGAGCTGAAATCTAATAAGCCAGAGACTTTATTCAAATGAGAATAGATATCACTTTAGAGGAGATACTGGTGGGACCAAAGTTGAGAATAGTCTTATCAACAAGGCAGGGTCAACAGTACACTGTGCATCGGTCTTGGCAGGAGATATAATAATGGCATTGCAggattcttttttctttcctgcttaTTGAAAACTTGAGTTTTCCAAGAACTCCTTTGGACTAGATTTTAATTCAAGAGTGTGTTTATTCTTGTTAATATGTGGGTTTGTTGGTGTCTGGGGTCATGGAACAACTATCACTTTTATGCCCACATACACATACAACCATGttgaacaaaatgaaaaaaaaaagattttttcatTCTGACATGTTAGTTAGATCAGAAATAACTGAAGCTCATTCGACAAAACTTTGTGTTTCTTCCAGACTCGAGTGAGACTGATCACTGTCAGCCTTCCCGCCCGAGTACACAAGACTGTGGTGAGTGCTGGACActgctgttttctctgtgtCCAGTTTCTGCTGTTCTTtcctctctcatctccactCTTGGGGTTTATCATCTCTATAGGAAGAAAGGTAACTCAGTTTTTAAACTTGAAATATTAATATCAGACATTTTCTGAATAATGAATCCATATAATTCATTAACCATGAGactgtatttatttctgcagcTGAATGCCCTCAAGTTGATGAGCAAAAACCTGAAAGTAGATGTCAAACAGAACCAAATGAGGTAGGTGTAACGGTAGAACATAATGTACCATGGCATTAAATAACAACGTGATCAGGATTGTAAACATATATCAAATCTTAGGTTGAAGATGTGTGTTACGCTGCACTGGAAATCCGTCAGCCATCACAGagaccaaagaagaagaagagaggtcAGAGTTCTGACTTCAGCACCTATTCTGCCATCAACACTTCCAGGATGTAGAGGGcctaacacaaaacaaaaaaagagtgtGATGATGATTGATAAAGacttataaaacattttgtctgcATTTTAAACAGCATGAATAGACAAGAAGGAACATTTTAATGcataaaatacagtttttttgttgttgtttgtttgtttcaaggTAAAAAGCActggtgttttcttttaaaggttAAACTTTACCCTTAAGTGTAAGCTCTCATCAGAGGGTCAATATGATTGGTGTAAGAAAGACTTGTATCAGGATGTTTTAATTGTTACTTTTCTAAAACACAGTATTTACAATGTTGGAACTGCATTTTCTACTCTTTAAAGGTGCTCTGCAgaacttctgtgttgttctTGACGCTAGTCATTAGTTTAGTCTTCTTAGCAAGTCCAGACGAGGCACTCGAAAATATGCATAAAGTCATATCCTTTTGACTGTCGAGGAAAAGGCGACCCAAGTCCTtaacaaagaaatccacagtccagcagcattaaacaactttaaCATCTACAGGCTTCTATAGGCAACATGACATTTCAGTCCGCTCACACATGGCAAATAAAAAAGTCATCAATACATGTAAATTACGACAAATTGTGACATAAAGCCCCTTTAATTGGTCGGATTGTTCTATCCATGCTCTGTCATGGGCCACAGTGGATATGAATTCATTCAGCTTTCCCAGAATATATGCATCACATGCAAATTATGTTCTTAAACCAATTAAATCAAAGATTAAGATGGatgttctgttaaaaaaaaaaacaacaaaaaaaaacctccaaatAGACGACCAGTTTATTGTTGTTGATTACaattcagcttcagcttcacctTTTTTGATTGAAAGCGATCCGTAACATTTCATAACCATTGTGATGGCTGCTTGTCGGTAGCAAGACATGATGAGATCAATGTTTTCAGGCAATTTCCTGTTCTTATCTTGAGTTAGCCATCAGCCCCATCCCCTTCATGAGTAAAGTTTGATACAACTTAGTATTTGTTCTGTTGGAGCTGCAGCAAAGAATGAAACTCAAAGTAATCATACTATACAGAATCCAAGATGGCTACAGTTTAATGTTTGTCCTTAGCTCATTTATGTAAAGCCCAACTTCTGTTTCCAAGAAGTTACATGACAAAAGAGTGTTAACAATAAAGCCCACCTCGGCCACATCATGTGGCACCTTGTCAGCAGCTCACAGGAAACCCACACTGACGAACAGCCCCACCATCACAGAGCTTGACATTCAAACAGACTGAAGCTGTAGGTCAGTGCACAGTTTCATTGTTCAGAGTCACTTGAGAAAGTGTCAGAAGGTGTCATAGTCTTCCATCAGAATATAGCACCTCTGCTACAGCCTCAGCTACATTTGGATGTACGTATTTCTGACTCTTGGTCAAATCTCTGTCCACAACATAGAATACgtactgtgtgtacatgtgctgAGCTTTAGTGTGCTTGTATACACAGGCGCCAGTGTTAGTAATCTCTTTCTAAGCATCCTTCTGTCTAAAAAACAATCATGTGTCAAATTTAAACAGACTTGGAGTGAATTATAACAAACCATACTATTCATGTTATAATCAGTACGTAATCATTGTTTTAGACTTAAAATGTTAGATCTTGTGTGTTGTTCtgccagaaaacaaagaagatgaacACTTATGAATTGAGTTATACTTGGAGCATGTGTAACCAAACAATTTCACATAATAAATTgtataataaattaaattatgtttacCTGTTTTACATTGGTATTATTCAGAAAGTTATGAGGAATTGGTGCACAAGTCTGTAAGTAAAAGGATGACAAAGAATTTTATTCTTAGCTTCAGCGCTGTCAGGAAGTGATTAGCTACCGACTAAACAAGGTACAGTATTGATATATCAAgaaaattttaatatttactctGTCAACAAGGCATGTTGAGCTTTGTCTCAGTGTGCTCCGTATTCTATTTCCGATGGAAAAGAGTCATGCTATGCAGTGTCggggtgaagtctgaacaagtgagtctCGAGTCTTTTGTAGAAGTTGGCAAGTGACTCCGCTGTTTTGACATTCGTCGGtagttcgttccaccactgaggcgcaagaacagagaagagtcgtgACTTTGCTGAGcgacctttgtttgctctcagcgatggcggTACCAGCTGACCAGCTGATGTAATAGAGCAAAGTGCTCGTGCTGGGGCGTGTCGTCTGAgtagtgtttggaggtagaggGGTGCAGGTACTTAGACGGCCTTGAAAACCAACAACATTGTCTTGAATTGGATGCAGgccacaacaggaagccagtAGAACCAggagttgtgttttttgaaaaaagaccagatcatgcagatgttgtagatggcaaatctgcaggattggaccacagcagtgatgttgcgGGTGCAGGACAGTCTGTTGTCGAGGATTACGGCCAGGTTCCTCACAGTCTATGAAGGCAATACTGTTACGTCCTCGACGTTGACTGACAAGTCCATGCGAGGGCAGTCTTTAcccgggatgaagaggagttcagttttatgACGGTTGAGCTTGAGGTGATGCGCAGTTATCCAAGCAGAGATGTCTGCCAGACATTTCTAGATGTGCCTAGCAACGCGAGGGttgggaggaggggggaaaagagaggaacagttgggtgttgtctgca from Sparus aurata chromosome 1, fSpaAur1.1, whole genome shotgun sequence encodes the following:
- the LOC115579803 gene encoding uncharacterized protein LOC115579803; translation: MDGLHMVLVVLLGVVSYSHDQVTGSVLEVSVRPGDNITLYCDCKKSTGVYIVWYRNCSHENQPPFIIKMRDFKTGSVQKIYPRFNFVDNTSSNSYDLLIMNITESDEGIYYCGTEHTKVEERDHIGSKTDYRYGNITAKIILNSSETDHCQPSRPSTQDCGECWTLLFSLCPVSAVLSSLISTLGVYHLYRKKAECPQVDEQKPESRCQTEPNEVEDVCYAALEIRQPSQRPKKKKRGQSSDFSTYSAINTSRM